One Cellulomonas sp. Y8 DNA segment encodes these proteins:
- a CDS encoding extracellular solute-binding protein, with protein MTRRTVRRALVAATVTTLALAPVAACGRSDDAGSGGSAEAGSVAEEATGEIEIWAAAGNGDALRTLGEQFTEDNPEASIKVTEVPWGEIITMNQTAVASGTGPDIVMTGADQTASVIAMGGLAPVPEGVYDEDDFYPAAVASVTGEDAQYSVPWYVETRFLFYRADLAAELGYDAPTTWDELEELSGALAARPGGEYGLSLPRPIENPAQVIVPFVSQAGGEVSDGDSWTFDTPEFVEALDFYKGFFDRGEAPLSETEATFENGGSPLLISGPWMVGTYQDLIDTGAAPEGFTEDSIGYVPLPAGSANNDSYIGGGNLGVFASSDNQDSSWLFLQWLLEDAQQKTLFDLAGSFPSRVESAEYAPIDDSPVMSVLKEQMPNTVETPSYPSWSQIAEQIGIYAERVAHGEVTSEEAAKAIQDQADQIGFGW; from the coding sequence ATGACCCGACGTACCGTGCGGCGCGCCCTCGTCGCCGCCACCGTCACCACCCTGGCGCTCGCGCCGGTCGCGGCCTGCGGCCGGTCGGACGACGCCGGCAGCGGCGGCTCCGCCGAGGCCGGCTCGGTCGCCGAGGAGGCAACGGGCGAGATCGAGATCTGGGCCGCGGCCGGCAACGGCGACGCGCTGCGCACCCTCGGCGAGCAGTTCACCGAGGACAACCCGGAGGCCTCGATCAAGGTCACCGAGGTGCCCTGGGGCGAGATCATCACGATGAACCAGACCGCCGTCGCCTCGGGCACGGGCCCGGACATCGTGATGACCGGCGCCGACCAGACCGCCTCGGTCATCGCCATGGGCGGCCTCGCTCCCGTCCCCGAGGGCGTGTACGACGAGGACGACTTCTACCCCGCCGCCGTCGCCTCGGTGACCGGCGAGGACGCGCAGTACTCGGTGCCCTGGTACGTCGAGACCCGGTTCCTGTTCTACCGCGCCGACCTGGCCGCCGAGCTCGGCTACGACGCCCCGACCACCTGGGACGAGCTCGAGGAGCTCAGCGGGGCGCTCGCCGCGCGCCCCGGCGGCGAGTACGGCCTGAGCCTGCCCCGCCCGATCGAGAACCCGGCGCAGGTCATCGTGCCGTTCGTGTCGCAGGCCGGCGGCGAGGTGAGCGACGGCGACTCCTGGACGTTCGACACCCCGGAGTTCGTCGAGGCGCTCGACTTCTACAAGGGCTTCTTCGACCGCGGCGAGGCCCCGCTGTCCGAGACCGAGGCGACGTTCGAGAACGGCGGCTCCCCGCTGCTGATCTCGGGCCCGTGGATGGTCGGCACGTACCAGGACCTGATCGACACCGGCGCGGCGCCCGAGGGCTTCACCGAGGACTCGATCGGCTACGTCCCGCTGCCCGCCGGCTCCGCCAACAACGACTCGTACATCGGCGGCGGCAACCTCGGCGTGTTCGCGTCGTCGGACAACCAGGACTCCTCCTGGCTGTTCCTGCAGTGGCTGCTCGAGGACGCGCAGCAGAAGACGCTGTTCGACCTCGCGGGCTCGTTCCCGTCGCGCGTCGAGTCGGCCGAGTACGCGCCGATCGACGACAGCCCGGTGATGTCGGTGCTCAAGGAGCAGATGCCGAACACCGTCGAGACCCCGAGCTACCCCTCGTGGTCGCAGATCGCCGAGCAGATCGGCATCTACGCCGAGCGCGTCGCGCACGGCGAGGTCACCTCGGAAGAGGCCGCGAAGGCGATCCAGGACCAGGCGGACCAGATCGGCTTCGGCTGGTGA
- a CDS encoding carbohydrate ABC transporter permease, with the protein MTSTTTARRTPPSTSRRPGKSVSLAARRRRTAVVAWLFAAPFVLSFGVFGLVPLLSSFGMAFTDLRVNDIRTPFAVDFVGLGNFAEVLSDTTFLRALRNTLGFVVVGVPLSLFSALVLAVMLNALGRRAATFFRVGYYTPVVTTIVAVAVVWRIMYQPNGLINSLLADIGIDGPNWLGDTRTALPALTLMAVWRSIGSSMVIFLAGLQAIPSDVKEAAMMDGASTVQRFFRITIPMMMPTILLNAILTTTGFMQFFDEPFVMTNGGPLQSTTSIALYVFNQFQWGNYSVGAAGAYVLFAIISIFAIIQFRFFRQRT; encoded by the coding sequence GTGACCAGCACCACCACCGCACGGCGCACGCCGCCGTCGACGTCGCGGCGGCCGGGGAAGTCCGTGTCCCTGGCCGCCCGGCGCCGCCGGACCGCGGTCGTCGCCTGGCTCTTCGCCGCGCCGTTCGTCCTGTCGTTCGGCGTGTTCGGGCTCGTCCCGCTGCTCAGCTCGTTCGGGATGGCCTTCACCGACCTGCGGGTCAACGACATCCGCACCCCGTTCGCCGTGGACTTCGTCGGCCTCGGGAACTTCGCCGAGGTGCTGTCCGACACGACCTTCCTGCGCGCCTTGCGGAACACGCTCGGCTTCGTGGTGGTCGGCGTCCCGCTGTCGCTGTTCTCGGCGCTGGTGCTCGCGGTCATGCTGAACGCGCTCGGCCGCCGCGCCGCGACGTTCTTCCGGGTCGGCTACTACACGCCCGTGGTGACGACGATCGTCGCCGTCGCGGTCGTGTGGCGGATCATGTACCAGCCGAACGGCCTCATCAACTCCCTGCTCGCGGACATCGGCATCGACGGGCCGAACTGGCTGGGCGACACCCGCACCGCGCTGCCGGCCCTGACGCTCATGGCCGTGTGGCGCAGCATCGGGTCGAGCATGGTGATCTTCCTCGCCGGCCTGCAGGCCATCCCCTCCGACGTCAAGGAGGCGGCGATGATGGACGGCGCGTCGACGGTCCAGCGGTTCTTCCGCATCACGATCCCGATGATGATGCCGACGATCCTGCTCAACGCGATCCTCACGACCACCGGCTTCATGCAGTTCTTCGACGAGCCGTTCGTCATGACCAACGGCGGTCCCCTGCAGTCGACGACGTCCATCGCCCTGTACGTGTTCAACCAGTTCCAGTGGGGCAACTACTCGGTGGGCGCGGCCGGCGCGTACGTGCTGTTCGCGATCATCAGCATCTTCGCCATCATCCAGTTCCGGTTCTTCCGGCAGAGGACATGA